Proteins encoded by one window of Kineosporia corallincola:
- a CDS encoding ABC transporter ATP-binding protein, with the protein MSDTRLPLIEAHNWGWRHSTRKAWAVRGLDLRIEPGERVLLLGASGAGKSTLLAGLAGLLDPDETGGDEEGVLLVDGVQARRARQQGVRDGQAATGLLLQDPQAQTVLARCGDDVAFGLENHAVPTHLIWPKVSEALEGVGFPYPPEHPTGRLSGGERQRLALAGVLALRPGLLLLDEPTAMLDPEGADLVRSSIAAVLERTGAGCVLVEHRVEPWLPLIDRVVVLEPGGGVRADGVPGRVFAEQGESLFAAGVWVPGLRPAPTSPTVDDVSPALLTASRLGARRPGQKEPAVRGVDLVVEAGRALAVTGPNGAGKSTLALTLAGLTAPAEGSLVASEALARGAGPSPHAWNAGRLVSRIGTVFQDPQHQFVAPTVAGELTVGPERVAAQGRRWGRRRAVSSSTIGADEILGRLRLDHLARANPYTLSGGEQRRLSVATVLATAPDVLVLDEPTFGQDARTWTELTGLLLELLGEGRAVVAATHDHELVEVLAAYGSVVKL; encoded by the coding sequence GTGTCCGACACCCGACTTCCGTTGATCGAGGCGCACAACTGGGGCTGGCGACACTCCACCCGTAAGGCCTGGGCGGTGCGCGGTCTCGACCTGCGGATCGAGCCCGGCGAGCGGGTGCTGCTGCTCGGCGCCAGTGGCGCCGGCAAGTCCACCCTGCTCGCCGGGCTGGCCGGTCTGCTCGACCCGGACGAGACCGGTGGTGACGAGGAGGGCGTGCTGCTGGTCGACGGCGTCCAGGCGCGCCGGGCCCGGCAGCAGGGAGTGCGTGACGGCCAGGCCGCCACCGGCCTGCTGCTCCAGGATCCGCAGGCGCAGACGGTGCTCGCCCGCTGCGGTGACGACGTGGCCTTCGGCCTGGAGAACCACGCCGTGCCCACCCACCTGATCTGGCCGAAGGTGTCGGAAGCCCTGGAGGGAGTGGGCTTTCCGTACCCTCCGGAGCATCCGACCGGCCGGCTGTCGGGTGGCGAGCGGCAGCGGCTGGCGCTGGCCGGCGTGCTCGCCCTGCGGCCCGGTCTGCTGCTGCTCGACGAGCCCACGGCGATGCTCGACCCGGAGGGCGCCGACCTGGTGCGCTCCAGCATCGCCGCCGTGCTGGAGCGCACCGGCGCCGGTTGCGTGCTGGTCGAGCACCGGGTGGAGCCGTGGCTGCCGCTGATCGACCGGGTGGTCGTGCTGGAGCCCGGCGGCGGCGTGCGGGCCGACGGTGTGCCCGGCCGGGTGTTCGCCGAGCAGGGTGAGTCGTTGTTCGCCGCGGGGGTGTGGGTGCCGGGTCTGCGTCCCGCGCCGACGAGCCCGACGGTGGACGACGTGAGCCCCGCGTTGCTCACCGCCTCGCGGCTGGGCGCACGCCGCCCCGGGCAGAAAGAACCGGCGGTGCGTGGCGTCGACCTGGTGGTCGAGGCCGGCCGGGCGCTGGCCGTCACCGGGCCGAACGGGGCCGGGAAGTCCACCCTGGCACTGACTCTCGCCGGTCTGACCGCTCCGGCCGAGGGATCGCTGGTGGCCTCCGAGGCGCTGGCCCGGGGCGCCGGGCCGAGCCCGCACGCCTGGAACGCGGGCCGGCTGGTGAGCCGGATCGGCACGGTGTTCCAGGACCCGCAGCACCAGTTCGTGGCGCCGACCGTGGCCGGTGAGCTCACGGTCGGGCCGGAACGGGTTGCGGCACAGGGACGCCGGTGGGGGCGGAGGCGGGCGGTTTCGTCGTCCACCATTGGTGCCGACGAGATACTGGGACGGTTGCGGCTGGATCACCTGGCGCGGGCCAACCCCTACACACTCTCCGGCGGTGAGCAGCGGCGGCTCTCGGTCGCGACAGTGCTGGCCACCGCACCCGACGTGCTGGTGCTCGACGAGCCGACGTTCGGGCAGGACGCCCGCACCTGGACCGAGCTCACCGGCCTGCTGCTGGAGCTGCTCGGCGAGGGCCGGGCGGTGGTGGCGGCCACCCACGACCACGAGCTGGTCGAGGTGCTGGCCGCGTACGGATCGGTGGTGAAGCTGTGA
- a CDS encoding energy-coupling factor transporter transmembrane component T family protein, with the protein MLFDGLDIREASSAPVARANPAAKLAVATVISVALILTVDPVTAGVALALELAALPWCGLSPRNLLRSSWIILLGAVPAGLLTLFFGVDSGTTLLGMGFVSVTQGSLTSAVAITLRILAIGLPGVVLLATTDPTDLADALAQNLHLPHRFVLSALASLRLVGLLAQEWQTLTMARRARGFDRGRYLHQVFALLVIAIRRGTVLATTMEARGFGVDAPRTWARPSRFSRFDLLVVLGGLGVAVAATAAGLLAGTWNLVLA; encoded by the coding sequence ATGCTCTTCGACGGGCTCGACATCCGCGAGGCATCGTCCGCCCCGGTGGCCCGGGCCAACCCGGCCGCGAAACTGGCGGTGGCAACGGTGATCTCGGTGGCGTTGATCCTCACTGTCGACCCGGTGACCGCGGGGGTGGCCCTGGCCCTGGAGCTGGCAGCCCTGCCCTGGTGCGGTCTGTCCCCGCGGAACCTGTTGCGCAGCAGCTGGATCATTCTGCTCGGGGCGGTCCCGGCCGGGCTGCTGACGCTGTTCTTCGGGGTGGACAGTGGAACGACGCTGCTGGGAATGGGTTTCGTCAGTGTGACCCAGGGATCGCTCACCTCGGCGGTGGCGATCACCCTGCGCATCCTGGCGATCGGGCTGCCCGGCGTGGTGCTGCTGGCCACCACCGATCCCACCGACCTGGCCGACGCCCTGGCCCAGAACCTGCACCTGCCGCACCGTTTCGTTCTCTCCGCGCTGGCCTCGCTGCGTCTGGTCGGGCTGCTGGCCCAGGAGTGGCAGACCCTGACCATGGCCCGCCGGGCCCGGGGCTTCGACCGCGGGCGCTACCTGCACCAGGTGTTCGCGCTGCTGGTGATCGCGATCCGGCGGGGAACCGTGCTGGCCACCACGATGGAGGCGCGGGGGTTCGGGGTGGACGCCCCGCGCACCTGGGCCCGGCCCAGCCGGTTCAGCCGGTTCGACCTGCTGGTGGTGCTGGGCGGGCTGGGGGTGGCCGTGGCGGCGACGGCGGCCGGTCTGCTGGCCGGCACCTGGAACCTGGTGCTGGCCTAG